The following is a genomic window from Paenibacillus thiaminolyticus.
CTGAGTACCGGAATGCAGCGTCATCGTGCCGATGCCGGCATAGCTTTCCAATTTGCTCATTACTTGATCCAGGTCATGGACCACATCGGTTGCGTCCTTCTTCCCGCAGCCGGCGACCAGGATCGCCACACTCATCACGATGGCCAACATCCACGTGATTCGACGCATGTAATCATCCCCTCTGACATGAGTATTCTTCGATTCGGTGTACTCCGCATCACTGATAACATGTCTATGAGGGACCTTGGCCGATTATGCGGACTAGTTTGACGAGCCTTCGCCGGTCTCGAACCGGCTATCGACTGATGGATCGGCTTCCAGCACGGCGGCTGCCACGGACCTTGAGCGAGTGAAAAAGCGAAAGCCTTCCGATCATGATGCAGCGGTCGGAAGGCTTCTATCAGGCTGCAGCAGCCTTATGTTGATTTGGCCCGTAATTTGGCCAAGACAACGGCGGCTTCCGCTCGGGAGGTGAACCCCTTCGGCCGGAATTGGCGTTGAGCGTTCCCGATCATAATCTGTTGTCCGGTTACCCAGTGGACTGCATCTGCTGCCCATACTGAGATATCGGCAGCGTCTTCATAAGCCAGTGCCGACTCTTCAGATGAAGGCACTCTATCTCCCGCATACACCCGGGCAATGACGGCAGCCATCTGTTCACGCGTTATTCGATCGTCTGGGCCGAAGGTGTTCGCATTGTACCCTTTAATCAAGCCGTACTCTTGAGCAATCGAGATCGCTTCGCTCGCCCAATGGCTCGCGGAATCCGTAAAAATGGGTTCTCGATGCATTTCCAGCTTCAGCGCATGGACAAGCAGGGTTACAAATTCCGCTCTCGTTAACGAACGGCTCGGCCTGAACGTACCGTCGGGATACCCCGCAATGATACCAGCGGCCGCAAGCTTAAGAATCGCTTCGCTTGCCCAGTGGCCTTCCACGTCCGTGAAGCGAGGAATGCTCCTTGTGCTGTCGCAGGCCCCCTCTGGCGCACACTGCTTGTTGTCTTCGGGTACATCAGGTTGCTTAGGCTCTTCCTTGTCCTTATGGTCATTATGTTGAGGCACCTGTGCAGGAACCTTGTGATCATCCTGTGGCGATGTACTCCCGCCTCCAAGACTGCCTCCATTATCGTTGTCATCGACAACCGGACGAACAGTCACCTTCACGGTGCGGATGACTTCGTCAGCCGCATTTCCCGCCTTATCGGTCACATTGTACCGCAAAACATATTCGCCCGGGATCTGGGTATTCACCTGTCCGGATACGATGATGGAAGCAGAGATATCCCCGTCGGTATTATCTAGCGCGGATGCGCCAGGATCCTGGAAACCCGTGCCTTGGACAACATGGATGACCGGTTCGCCAATGAGGATAATGACCGGCTTCTCCCGATCGATATTTGTAATCTCAAGCTGCTTTACCGTCTCGTTCCCCGCCGTATCTGTGGCATAAAAGCTAATCCAGCCGTTATCCCGAACTTCTATCGGCTGCGACCAAGGCTCGCCTTCGCTGTGGAAGAAGGCCGCATCGTGAAGTCCAAGCGCCATCTTGCGATCCGCGATATCAATCGGAGCGTACACGGAAGCCGTTACCGTGACCGGACCTTGGGTAGGCTCCGTCGGGAATAGAGTCAATGAAATCACGGGCTCCAGCCTATGAATATTGGTCACTTCAATCGTTACGATGGCGGAATTGCCGGCCTCATCCTGGGCATATACCGTATAGACATCGTTGACTTCGACCTCGAACGAATCCGAGCCCGTAAAGCTAGTTCCGCCGGATTCGAAATAGCTTTCGGGCTGCTTGCCCGCCGCCCATTTCTGTCTGGCGATAGAACTGGTCCTGTCGCTAATCCGGGCCTCGATCATCACGTTGCCGTTCGTTTTCCCTTCCGGATGCACGGATAATTGGATGACAGGCTTGTCTACATCGATCTGCTTCACTTCAATATACTCGACAGCCGCGTTACCCGCTTCATCTTGGGCGAAGATCGTATAGTCCCCGTTCGCGCAGACAGTGAACCGGGAATCAGCAATCACGGATCCCCCCGTCTCAAAAAAACTCGCTGTCCGGATGCCCTCGCCCCATTTCAGCACTTTGATCTCGCCCGCCTCATGGGTGGCCAGCACGTTCACCGTAATCGGTTGATTGGTCCACCCCGAGGGTTCGAACGTGCTCTGAATGTGCGGAGGTGTAGTGTTCACATTCGTAATCGCGATCTGGGCGATCGCCTCATTGCCTGCTTCATCCTGTACATAGACGGTGTAGTCGCCGTTATCGTTCACGATGAAGCTGTTCCCCTCCAGAAGCTCCCCAGCGTCTTGAAAATAGCCGCTTGGCTGCTTCCCGCGCGCCCATTTCTGGAGCTTGACCGCGATTCCTTGGCCGGTCCCAATCACGACCGAGATCGTCACAGGCTGGTTCGTCCACGTATCCGGGGAACGCGTCAGCGTCAACTGCGGAGCCTGCTTGTTAATATTCGAGATCATAATCGTTGCGACAGCTTCATTGCCAGCCCGATCGGCTGCATAGACGGTATAGGCGCCATTCTTCTGGACGGCAAAGGAGCCGTTGACAATCATTGTCCCATTGCTATCGAAGTAATCGGCTGTCCGGGTTCCCGCGGCCCATTTCTGCACCTCTACTCCGCTTCCGCCTTCATCCGTAACCTGGGCCGTTACCTGGACATTATCGCGTGTCCAGGCTGTCGGCGCTTGCTTCAGGACAATAGCCGGCGGGGTGTTATCGAACCGGACCGAGCTGCCGTCGGTCGTCTCCGTTCGCGACTTTACGATAGCGCTGTCCTCTTCTTCGTAGTCAATGCGAACAGCAATCTCTCCTTCGGCATCGGCAGAGGTTAGCCGGTAGCGCGCTGTCCATTTTCCGCTCTCTTCCTTCGCTTCAATCGGATGTCCTGCAATGGTGACGGTCGCTTTTTTTAAAGGAAAGATGGCAGTAAAAGAAAGCGTCACTTCATGGCCGGCCTTCGCGATGCTCGTGTTGGCAGCATGATTCGATGCGATGGCGACCGTTCTGATCGAATCGATGTCCAGCGTATAGGTCCCGTAAGAGCGATCGTAGTCCAGTGTTTTGTGCTCTCCTGACCACACGGTATCATACTCGCTTAAGGTCCCCCATAAAGCATTGGCCGGAACCTCCGGTCCGATCAAAACATGGATTCCATCCACGCTGTACCTGTATTGTTGATTGGTAATGCCATGGCCTTCGCCAAAGGCTCCATCGAAGTTGCTAATCGTCAGCCACTTCAGATCGGCCGGTGCATCATTCCAATTCTGCATCTTAATGAATTGTTTTTCCGCGGTGATACCGTCACGGCTGTAATAAAGCTCCACCCCTTCTTGAAATGCGCTGAGTGGAATAAAGCTGACCCAACGCGCATGGAGCGTACCCTTGTCCACGTCAATAAAAGATACCTTGCTTCCATCGCTAATAAAAGTGCATCACGCCGGAAAAGCCGCTTGGCTTGTATACAATCTGTTTGATATATTCCGCCTGGACCTGCTTCGCCGACACTTGGTCCGGCAGAAGCATAAGCGCACATATAGAGACGAATAGTATGGATAGAGCCAGCCGCAACCTTGTCTTTTGGTCTCTGTTTTTCATGTATTTCATCCTCCTTTCCCCACTTTTTGTCGTAATCCATACCAAATTGTAGAGCATCCCTTATGAATCCGATATTCCCCGTTTGAGGGATTTTTGGCGCATCCGAGCACACGGATCAACAAAAAAAGCTCTCCGAAGAGAGCTTTTAGCGCGAGAATCGGGCTTATTATTTCACATACATCCCATCGACGTATGCGGTCTTCCCATTGATGGCAATTTGAATCCAGCCGTCCTTTTTACCCGTCACTTCAAGAATGGTTCCTTGCTTGACAACGGCTACGATCTTGCTGTTCGGGGACGCTTGGTTGCGCACGTTTAAATAGTAGGCTGTGACCGTCACCTGGGTAGCTGGCTTCGCCGGTGTGACCGACTGTGCCGGTTTGCCTGTGTCCGGTTTGCTCGTGTTCGGTTTGCTCGTGTTCGGTTTGCCGGTGTCCGGTTCCCGTTTATCCGAATTCGTCTTGTCAGATTCAGGCTTCGCCGCTTTGTCCGGTTGGGCCGGCACCTCCGTTGCAGGCGTTGTGTTCTGTTGGGCCGCTTGATACGCAGCGTTTAACCGGGAATAGAGTTCACCTTTGTTCTTGGCCCCGGCAACCAATTTCACGTCCACATTGGCTTTCTCGGCAAGCGCCTTAGCTTCATCCGCCTGTAGTTCATCCAAAATGTTAATGGAGGCCACATTCGTATATTTGCCGTCTTCCGTCGCCGGAACCTTCAGAATGCCCGCATTGACTAGCTCGATGACATCTTTGCGCTCTGGGGCGTCCGTATCGACGCCGACAATCTTCCAGCGATTTTGCGCCTTTTGCTCCAGCACGCCCTTCTTCTCTTCCTTAATATATTTGATTGACAGGTTGCGGATCGTGCCGCCCATTTCACCGAACGCGCCGTTGTCCTTGGAAGACCAGAGCTGCTCGAACGTTCTTCCTTCCAGAGCCCCGCCCTGGGCCACAAGCGCATCCATTCGATACGCATTCATTCCGAGCACCAGCGAATCGGTTGCCTGAATCGGGGAATCATCCAGACGGCGCAAGTTAGTAATCCGCTGGCCATAAGGCTTCCGCAGATCGATATCATAGTTGATGTTCCCGAAAAAATCATTGGTGCTGTACTTGGAGGAACGGCGCTTCAAATCAAAGCTAACCGTCACATCTCCCGGACGCGTGGAGTTAAAATACCCTACAGCCCACTCCATATAATCTTTCAGATCTTGGCCTGTTACTTGATAATTCGTTACTTCGCCAAATGTAAATTGATAGTTATAGGCGATATCCTTCTTCTTGATGTCGCCGACATCTAGTCTTGCCTTATCGTTATCAATCTGAAAAGCGACGACATCCGCTTGACTGTAATGCTGCATCACATCCGCAAAGAAATCCGACAGCAGCGTTTGTTGTATCTGAACCTGTGGAATGCCCTCGATTTCGTTGGTCGGAACCAGGTTCTCGCCAACGAGCCGGCCGACAACGGTATTGGCATCTTGACGCGCAAATTCATGGAATGGCTTCAGGATCGTCTCAAGCCCCGGATCGGAAGCAAGAACGTTGCCGTCCGCATCTACGACCGGGATCGTATTGGCATCCTTGGACGTCAGCACCATCTTCCCGTCTTCCTGGCTAAAATGCAAATCAATGCGGGAAAGATGCGTTCCATATTTATTCGGTTCTGTAATCAATACCCCATTTACTTCTTCTTTGTTGACCAGTGCATGCATATGCCCGGCAAAGATCGCTGCAAGCTCCGGGTTCCCGTTGGCAATATCCCGCACGCCGGAATGAGGGGTGTTGTTCTCATTGTCCAGCCCCATGTGCATAACCCCGATCATGACATCCACTTGTCCTGTTAATTCTTCAATCACTTTCTTGGTTTCTTCCACCGGATCGGTAAAGACCAAGCCTTTCACATGATCCGTTCCCTTTTCGAAGTCGGGGACCAACGGCGTCGTCATGCCGATCAATCCAATTTTGACGCCTTCCTTCTCTATAATCGTATAGGCAGGAAGCAATCGTTCCCCATTGTCCTTGTATACATTGCCCGCTAACCTTACGCCTTCAAATTGGCTGCTCACCTTGTCCAATACATCCAGCCCGAAGTTGAACTCATGATTCCCATACGTCCATGCATCATAGCCCATCGCATTCATCGCTACCATCATCGGCGATTGAGGCTCGCTATTGAACAGCTCCGCAGAGTTGTCTTGAATCATGTCCCCGACGTCCACCAAGATCGTATTCGGATTCTCCTGGCGAATCTGCTGAATGGCGGTGAATAACTGTGTCAGGCTTCCGCTCGGATTGGGCGCATCCGAGGCATAATCCCAAGGCATGGAACGA
Proteins encoded in this region:
- a CDS encoding S-layer homology domain-containing protein gives rise to the protein MDKGTLHARWVSFIPLSAFQEGVELYYSRDGITAEKQFIKMQNWNDAPADLKWLTISNFDGAFGEGHGITNQQYRYSVDGIHVLIGPEVPANALWGTLSEYDTVWSGEHKTLDYDRSYGTYTLDIDSIRTVAIASNHAANTSIAKAGHEVTLSFTAIFPLKKATVTIAGHPIEAKEESGKWTARYRLTSADAEGEIAVRIDYEEEDSAIVKSRTETTDGSSVRFDNTPPAIVLKQAPTAWTRDNVQVTAQVTDEGGSGVEVQKWAAGTRTADYFDSNGTMIVNGSFAVQKNGAYTVYAADRAGNEAVATIMISNINKQAPQLTLTRSPDTWTNQPVTISVVIGTGQGIAVKLQKWARGKQPSGYFQDAGELLEGNSFIVNDNGDYTVYVQDEAGNEAIAQIAITNVNTTPPHIQSTFEPSGWTNQPITVNVLATHEAGEIKVLKWGEGIRTASFFETGGSVIADSRFTVCANGDYTIFAQDEAGNAAVEYIEVKQIDVDKPVIQLSVHPEGKTNGNVMIEARISDRTSSIARQKWAAGKQPESYFESGGTSFTGSDSFEVEVNDVYTVYAQDEAGNSAIVTIEVTNIHRLEPVISLTLFPTEPTQGPVTVTASVYAPIDIADRKMALGLHDAAFFHSEGEPWSQPIEVRDNGWISFYATDTAGNETVKQLEITNIDREKPVIILIGEPVIHVVQGTGFQDPGASALDNTDGDISASIIVSGQVNTQIPGEYVLRYNVTDKAGNAADEVIRTVKVTVRPVVDDNDNGGSLGGGSTSPQDDHKVPAQVPQHNDHKDKEEPKQPDVPEDNKQCAPEGACDSTRSIPRFTDVEGHWASEAILKLAAAGIIAGYPDGTFRPSRSLTRAEFVTLLVHALKLEMHREPIFTDSASHWASEAISIAQEYGLIKGYNANTFGPDDRITREQMAAVIARVYAGDRVPSSEESALAYEDAADISVWAADAVHWVTGQQIMIGNAQRQFRPKGFTSRAEAAVVLAKLRAKST
- a CDS encoding 5'-nucleotidase C-terminal domain-containing protein, coding for MMKQNRSNWKKWLSALMAVTMLTSLVVTSAAASESGANEGLAKKDVHITLLGTSDIHGRSMPWDYASDAPNPSGSLTQLFTAIQQIRQENPNTILVDVGDMIQDNSAELFNSEPQSPMMVAMNAMGYDAWTYGNHEFNFGLDVLDKVSSQFEGVRLAGNVYKDNGERLLPAYTIIEKEGVKIGLIGMTTPLVPDFEKGTDHVKGLVFTDPVEETKKVIEELTGQVDVMIGVMHMGLDNENNTPHSGVRDIANGNPELAAIFAGHMHALVNKEEVNGVLITEPNKYGTHLSRIDLHFSQEDGKMVLTSKDANTIPVVDADGNVLASDPGLETILKPFHEFARQDANTVVGRLVGENLVPTNEIEGIPQVQIQQTLLSDFFADVMQHYSQADVVAFQIDNDKARLDVGDIKKKDIAYNYQFTFGEVTNYQVTGQDLKDYMEWAVGYFNSTRPGDVTVSFDLKRRSSKYSTNDFFGNINYDIDLRKPYGQRITNLRRLDDSPIQATDSLVLGMNAYRMDALVAQGGALEGRTFEQLWSSKDNGAFGEMGGTIRNLSIKYIKEEKKGVLEQKAQNRWKIVGVDTDAPERKDVIELVNAGILKVPATEDGKYTNVASINILDELQADEAKALAEKANVDVKLVAGAKNKGELYSRLNAAYQAAQQNTTPATEVPAQPDKAAKPESDKTNSDKREPDTGKPNTSKPNTSKPDTGKPAQSVTPAKPATQVTVTAYYLNVRNQASPNSKIVAVVKQGTILEVTGKKDGWIQIAINGKTAYVDGMYVK